A genomic segment from Castor canadensis chromosome 1, mCasCan1.hap1v2, whole genome shotgun sequence encodes:
- the LOC109676771 gene encoding olfactory receptor 5L1-like has translation MVEGNCTTVTEFILLGLSDDPELRVFLFLFFLLVYGVTLFANLGMASLIQLSSQLHTPMYFFLSHLSFVDCCYSSIIVPEMLANILSNDKVISFLGCMLQFYLFCTFAITEVFLLTVMAYDRFVAICSPLLYTVIMSQKLCVVLASGCYLYASLCALFHLCSALGIQSYKSNVINHFFCDLPPLLSLSCSDFTISEMLLFIVVNFNEILTLMIILTSYLFILITVLRMHSAEGRYRAFFTCASHLTAISVFYGTILFIDNQPNSDNSLDIDKVTTVLYTIMIPM, from the coding sequence ATGGTAGAGGGAAACTGTACCACTGTGACTGAGTTCATTCTCCTGGGATTATCAGATGACCCTGAGCTGAGagtcttcctcttcctgttcttccttctcGTCTATGGAGTCACACTCTTTGCCAACCTGGGCATGGCCTCACTGATTCAGCTCAGTTCTCAGCTGCACAcgcccatgtactttttcctcagccATTTGTCCTTTGTGGATTGCTGCTACTCCTCAATTATTGTGCCAGAGATGCTGGCTAACATCTTAAGTAATGACAAAGTCATTTCTTTCCTAGGGTGCATGCtgcaattttacttattttgtactTTTGCAATCACTGAGGTCTTCCTGCTGACTgtaatggcctatgaccgctttgTGGCCATCTGTAGCCCTCTGCTCTACACAGTCATCATGTCCCAGAAGCTCTGTGTGGTGTTGGCTTCTGGCTGCTACCTTTATGCATCCTTGTGTGCTTTGTTTCATTTATGCTCAGCTCTTGGGATTCAATCCTACAAGTCAAATGTGATCAACCACTTCTTCTGCGATCTACCACCTCTCTTAAGTCTTTCTTGCTCTGATTTCACAATCAGTGAGATGTTGCTGTTCATTGTAGTCAATTTCAATGAGATCCTGACTCTCATGATCATCCTGACCTCCTACTTGTTTATTCTCATCACTGTACTGAGGATGCACTCTGCAGAGGGAAGGTACAGAGCATTCTTCACCTGTGCCTCCCATCTCACAGCCATCAGTGTCTTTTATGGAACAATCCTTTTTATTGATAACCAGCCCAATTCTGATAATAGCCTGGATATTGATAAGGTGACTACTGTGCTCTACACCATAATGATTCCCATGTAG
- the LOC109676767 gene encoding olfactory receptor 5M10-like encodes MLSQNQTAVMEFILLGLTDSPVLEKILFGVFLVVYLITLAANLCLIILIRTNPHLQTPMYFFLGHLSFVDICYSSSVTPNVLYSFLSDQKTISYAGCFTQCLLFIALVITEFYMLASMALDRYVAISSPLHYSTRMSKNVCISLVTFPYVFGFLNGLSQTMLTFCLSFCDSREINHFYCADPPLIMLACSDTHVKKMAMFIVAGFTLSSSLFIILLSYIFVFVSILRIHSVEGRYKAFSTCGSHLTAVTIFYGTLFCIYLRPPSETAIEKSKVIAVLYTFLSPMVNPLIYSLRNKDVICAMQQVTKDKFFKKTSI; translated from the coding sequence ATGCTTTCCCAAAATCAAACTGCAGTGATGGAATTCATTCTCTTGGGACTCACAGACAGCCCAGTGCTAGAGAAGATCCTGTTTGGGGTGTTTCTGGTGGTCTACCTTATCACACTGGCAGCAAATCTGTGTTTGATCATACTCATCAGGACCAATCCCCACCTCCAAacccccatgtatttcttccttggCCACCTGTCCTTTGTAGACATTTGCTATTCTTCCAGTGTTACTCCAAACGTGCTGTACAGTTTCCTCTCAGACCAGAAGACCATTTCCTATGCTGGATGCTTCACACAGTGTCTTCTCTTCATTGCCCTGGTGATCACTGAGTTTTACATGCTTGCTTCCATGGCACTGGATCGCTATGTAGCCATTAGCAGCCCCTTGCATTACAGCACAAGAATGTCCAAGaatgtttgcatttctctggtcACCTTTCCTTACGTGTTTGGCTTCCTTAATGGTCTCTCTCAGACAATGTTGACATTTTGCTTATCTTTCTGTGACTCCCGTGAAATCAACCACTTTTACTGTGCTGACCCTCCTTTAATAATGTTGGCATGCTCTGACACCCATGTCAAAAAGATGGCAATGTTTATAGTTGCTGGCTTTACTCTCTCAAGTTCTCTTTTCATCATTCTTCTGtcctacatttttgtttttgtgtccaTTTTGAGGATACATTCTGTTGAAGGCAGGTACAAAGCCTTTTCTACTTGTGGGTCCCACCTGACAGCAGTCACCATATTTTATGGAACGCTTTTCTGCATTTACTTAAGACCTCCTTCAGAGACAGCTATAGAAAAGTCCAAAGTAATTGCAGTTTTGTATACTTTTTTGAGCCCAATGGTGAACCCATTGATCTATAGTCTAAGGAATAAGGATGTCATCTGTGCTATGCAGCAAGTGACCAAGGACAAGTTCTTTAAGAAAACTTCAATTTAG